The following coding sequences lie in one Saccopteryx bilineata isolate mSacBil1 chromosome X, mSacBil1_pri_phased_curated, whole genome shotgun sequence genomic window:
- the LOC136317314 gene encoding LOW QUALITY PROTEIN: putative GTP-binding protein 6 (The sequence of the model RefSeq protein was modified relative to this genomic sequence to represent the inferred CDS: inserted 5 bases in 3 codons): MEAWPPRGPAPAPWRSAGRGMWTMRAAVCPGAWLSRVXRQRSAVKAAPSLPPPRPQRARRLRPRDSGRGLKGRGVGGRGPRADGLRSXKEEEEEELLLREPLLPEGTQRXCLVHPEVKWGPAKPQLTRAEWQVAEAKALVHTLDSWWVVETRMVPTKAPDRKLVFGKGTLEHLTGGSRVRVPAPSCRRISEHSATRGTEGTSRSSTGRCLARLREDTSDVTKKELEATWGMQVFNWFTVVLHIFRCNAWTKEARLQVALAELPVLRSRLKDRISHLDGCGGSSRYIMGSGEWFMQLQQRLMREKEMKIQKALERLWVKRQLLGWQRQRWEFPVVSVVGYNNSGKTTLIKALMRDAAGQPREQLFATLDVMAYAGSLPSGMTIIYMDTIGFLSQLPHSLIESSTMLEDVAHSDLIVHVRDLSHPKTELQKASVFSALHGLCLPTQLLDSMLEVHNNVDLVPGWLHEEAMVQDVHMVTKAGVANIEVIISNSAYSKFRKLFPE; the protein is encoded by the exons ATGGAAGCCTGGCCCCCCCgaggcccagcccctgccccatggCGTTCGGCAGGACGTGGGATGTGGACCATGCGGGCCGCCGTCTGCCCGGGAGCCTGGCTCTCTCGCG GTCGGCAGCGCTCCGCTGTAAAGGCCGCCCCGTCGCTGCCGCCGCCGCGTCCCCAGCGCGCTCGCCGCCTTCGGCCCCGGGACTCCGGGCGGGGCCTGAAGGGGCGCGGGGTGGGCGGCCGGGGCCCACGTGCGGATGGCCTGAGAag caaggaggaggaggaggaggagctgctgcTCCGGGAACCTCTGCTGCCGGAGGGGACGCAGCG GTGTCTGGTGCACCCCGAGGTCAAGTGGGGACCCGCGAAGCCGCAATTGACTCGAG CTGAGTGGCAAGTAGCGGAGGCGAAAGCGCTGGTCCACACGCTGGACAGTTGGTGGGTGGTGGAGACGAGGATGGTGCCGACCAAAGCGCCCGACAGAAAGCTCGTCTTCGGCAAAGGGACCTTGGAGCACCTGACAGGTGGGTCCCGTGTGCGTGTCCCTGCCCCTTCCTGCCGAAGGATCAGTGAGCACAGCGCCACCCGTGGGACCGAGGGGACCAGCAGGTCAAGCACAGGTCGCTGCTTGGCGCGACTGAGGGAGGACACCTCTGACGTCACAAAG AAAGAACTGGAGGCCACCTGGGGCATGCAGGTGTTCAACTGGTTCACGGTCGTCCTGCACATTTTCCGCTGCAACGCCTGGACCAAGGAGGCACGGCTGCAGGTGGCCCTGGCTGAGCTCCCTGTGCTCAG GTCCCGCCTGAAAGACAGGATTTCCCACCTGGATGGATGTGGAGGGAGCTCTCGCTACATCATGGGGTCAG GAGAGTGGTTCATGCAGCTGCAGCAGCGTCTcatgagggagaaggagatgaaaaTTCAGAAGGCCCTGGAGCGGCTGTGGGTGAAGCGGCAGCTCCTGGGGTGGCAGCGCCAGCGGTGGGAATTCCCAGTGGTCTCCGTGGTGGGCTACAACAACAGTG GGAAAACCACGCTCATCAAGGCTTTGATGAGAGATGCTGCTGGCCAGCCACGGGAACAGCTGTTCGCGACACTGGACGTCATGGCCTACGCAGGGTCATTGCCATCTGGCATGACGATCATCTACATGGACACCATCGGCTTTCTGTCCCAGCTGCCCCACAGCCTGATAGAGTCTTCCACCATGTTGGAGGATGTGGCCCACTCG GATCTGATCGTGCATGTGAGAGACCTGAGCCACCCCAAGACCGAGCTGCAGAAGGCCAGTGTGTTCTCCGCCCTGCATGGCCTGTGCCTGCCCACCCAGCTGCTGGACTCCATGCTGGAGGTCCACAATAACGTGGACCTGGTGCCAGG ctggcTGCACGAGGAGGCCATGGTGCAGGACGTCCACATGGTCACCAAGGCCGGTGTGGCAAACATCGAGGTCATCATCAGCAACTCTGCCTACAGCAAATTCCGGAAGCTCTTTCCAGAATGA